The Malassezia restricta chromosome I, complete sequence genome contains the following window.
TTTGAATCCCCACAATTCTGCAAAACGTGTGTTTAGAGTGCCGCAACTCCCAGAGCCGGCCCAGCTCTTCTACGACTTCGAGCGTGAAATTTCAGAGCATGAAGGTGTTCCTTATGTGCCTTCATCTTCCTTCGTGATTGGTGAAGATGATGAGCTTACCCCTTCACAAAAAATTGCACAGGACGTCCGTGAGAAGTACGAATCCGCCACAGGGCCGATCAAGTCAGGCAAGTCAGAGGATGATAAAATGGAGCTATTGCTGGATGCTATGAACCTGGAGAAAGGTTCTGACGAAAAAGAAAGCTCTAATCCTTCGGATTTGAGAAGTAAGGATCCGGTGTCGAATGATGCTTTACCTGAGACGAAGGATGATTATGTCCGAAATGAGCAAATTACATCGCCTGAGCCGAAGAATAAGAGCGACACAATTGTCAATGAAGACAAATTAGAGAAGAATGAGCCGAGCATCGAAGAAAATTCTCATCAATCTCGAAGCAGAGAAAGCGTGATACAAGGGGAAGCAAACCCTATGGAACTGGTGTCTGGGAGCCAGAATTCTCAAGACGGGGAGTCAAAACCCCAAAAGCGCCAAGGCGAAAAATCCCAGAACCCGACTACAAACAAGAGTGTATCAGAGGACGGTACGTTCCCCCGACCATCTTCTCCGGATGAAACGCCCGCTACCGAGGAAATAAATGCTAAGGTTTCCAATACCCCATCGGAGAAGAAGGACAATGTATCATCATCTGAGAGTCGAAGAAATGAGAAGAATGAGCTCGGTGTCGACAAAGAGGTTCAAAAGACTGGTACAAGTATTTCAAAGAGTGGTATGACCAAGTCCCAAGCGAAACGAGCCAAAGAGAAGGCTAAAAAAATGGCCCGGAATCAAGAAGCCATTTGCAAGAACGAAAGAGCGGATGAGAGATCAGACTTGACAAATACGTCGAATGAAGATACGAACTTCACGCCTAGAAATGGGGAACTTGAAAATATCACTGATCTACCTGAAGAATCAGAAGATCAGAACACATCACAGGGCTCGGGAATCAATCATGAAGTTGATGTGAATGCCAAGATCAATGAGACTAATGACACCAGCGACAACAACGTATTAGATCACTTGAAAACCAAGATGGATGGTGAGCAATTAGGTGAAGAGCATGATTCCATGACTGAAAAGAAAATTGAGTCAAGGCACAGTGCTGGGCTCGAAAATGAGGACATGTTTGCTAAATCTTCGATTAACAGCAAAGTGAACACACACACAGTCAACGAAGCTGAGGATGCTGTGCATAACTTGAATGTCGAGGTAGCAGAGATCAGGTCAGAGCGCCCAGCAGATGCCATGTCCATGCAAACGGCCCGAACGCAACTTTCTACTTTTGCACCCACCGTAAGTGGTTTTTCTGTCTTGGCCGATAAGACTCGACAAGGCGGAGCAGACGGTCTACCGGCTGTTGTACGCAAAAAGTTGAACCTTATTGACTACAAGCTTCCGCCCAGTATTTCTGATGGCAGCTATGCTAAAAAGCCTTGGAACAACAAGTCATATTTAAAAAGCCGTGCATTTGAGCGGCTTGCTTCGCAGCCCGAAGGACGTGATGCAGGGACACAATGGAATGCCATCAATGGACCAGGCGAAGAGGCATTAGCTTTCCCTTCAAACAATTTGCAATCTATCACCTTTGAAACGCTTTCTGCGTTGTTTATACCTGACCCACGTCACTGGCACCCCTATAGGTTTGTTCGGCGTACAAACCCACGCCAGGTGCTGCTCATGTGTGCTGGTACAGCGCTGACACAAAAACAACTACAGACGTCGGAGCTTGCACGAAAGGTTGCATCTGGTCAAATGGGACCAATCAACGATGCCAAATCACTTGCTTCGTACTTTACTACTACTGAAAATACTTCATTGCAGGGAGGACTTGGATTCGTATACAGTCCTAATGAAGCGCTCTGTCATGCTATGCATGAAAAGGTGGATCTTGGGCGCTCCGAGACGAATTTCTCTCGTCGTCTTGAACGGCCAGAATTTCCCAACGAGACGACCAAGCGACGCGCAGCATTGCGGAGTGTTATTGCAGCGCTAGAATATATTCGTTGGGAAGAAGAAGGATTCGACAAAATCGTGATCGCAACTCATCATGGATGGATTGTGCGTGGAATTGCTTATGAGTACGTGGCGCGCGAAAAACTGACATTACAGCATCTGGGAATGGCGCCAGAACAACTGGCGATTTACGCACGATGCTCCAGGAGCTATTCCGGGTGGTGATGTACCTGACCGAGATTTATGGGAGCTGCTGGACTATGTGGTCCGTCAGTATGAGCTTGTTGAGTACGTTATCTAACACCCGTACACTAATCCACAGCTGCAATTGTCGATTCTGGCATATTCCCAGTAAACTAAACGAAGAAGCAATAAGACTTTCGGAAATTGGAGCAGTAAGTACTTTATCGCCTAACTCAAATCAGGCCAAAACAAACCAGCACTTTACCACCGTGCGATGGACCAAAAAGCCATATAGCAGCACTTGAATGATGCAGTAAATCACTTATATGCTACAGTCATGTGTGAACACGTGGACCAAATTGGGCGCAGCTCGCCCAATCGTGGAGCCTAAAATATGCACGCGAAACGAGTACATCAGCACAGACCATGTGCAATTAGACATATAAGTAGCAATGCAAAGGCGTGGCAAGTTTTTCTCTCGCCGTATTGAGCCATCATGCTCAGTGGTATTTGCTCTGCTGCCTTATGCCTGCTTGCTACGGCAAATTTTGTCGTAGCTGGGCAATGGACAAATGACTTATACGATCAAACCAGTATGGTACCCAAAGCCAAGGGCTGCTGGAATCCAGACCCGGACTGTGGTGAATTCACATTTGTCGTCATGCCTGATACGCAGTATTTGTTTGACCAGCATAGTATCCATCCAGTACCTGTGGAAAAGTCGTTCGAATATATTTTAACGTCTTCGAACCGGTCAGATACTGACACGAACATTGTGTTTATGGCTCATCTCGGTGACGTTGTCCAAAATGGACTAAAGCAAGAATTCGACCAAGCCAGAAAAGTATTTGACTACCTTGATGAGGCTGGGGCTGAATACAGCGTTCTTGCAGGTAATCATGACGTTGATCCCAGCACCACAGATAAGCGTGGCAAAACACCGTATCTGGAAGCGTTCAATCCTGAGCGCTTCCACAAGATtcgctcgtggcgtggcGCTTCGCCGACAGGCTACAACAATTATCATATTTTCAAGGCCGGTGGACGTGAATGGCTCGTTCTTGCTCTTGATTGGCGCATGTCCAACAGCTCGTTTGAATGGGCCGAGAGTGTGCTCAAAAGCCATGCTCATATACCGACCATTCTCACGACACATGAGATTGTCACGGCTGATACTGGAAAAGCCGAATTCACCGAATACGGTGAGGAAGTCTGGAACAAGCTTATCAAGCACAACAATCAAGTGTTCCTTACACTGAATGGTCATTTTTGGCCATCAGGTCGGACGAGTCGCACTAATGCAGCTGGTAACAAGGTTGAATCGCATATTACAAACTATCAAAATCGTTACTACGGTGGCTCGGGTATGATTCGCTCCTATCGATTCAAGATGCGCGAGAATAAAATTGACGTATCCACTTTTTCACCATGGTCAAGGGAACTGGTACAGAAGGGCCAAGCTAATCCACTTTCAAGAAAAGAAGCAGAGCTTACCACTTCTACTGATAAGTTCACAATGCATATCAACTTTGAGAGTCGTTTCCAGGCTCTCGACAATTCTAAACGTTCAGAGTCGTCCGATGATACTGTAATTACAGGCACGCAGGCATATTGGCGCTTTGATCGGCATAAAGCTGGCTCGCCGCTTTCTCAGTCCGACATAATCAAGGACTTGTCTGGTAACTGTAATGACTTGATACTTAAGACCCACTTCCCGTCTGACAATACCACACTTCGTTGGTCTGATGCACACCATCCTTTACAACCTGGACATGGAAGCTTAAACTTTACTGCGCAGAAGAAGCCACTTCAGGGAATGTATCTTCAGACACGCGATGATGCTAAGATCAACTCAAACAAGTTTGAAAATGGCTATACCTTTGAAGCCTTTTACTATCTGCCCAGCAGCTGGGACAGTGAGCAGAATGCATGGAGCAGTTTGTTTAGTCGCCGTGGCTCCGCTAGTGATGCTGGTATTCATGGAGAAGAGGCTGATAAGGATGAGCCTATCGTGACTCTTAGTATTTCAAACGACCGTGAGCTCCAATGGCGTGTCTACCCGCTGGGAAGTCAAAATGGCACTACGAATTGGGGACATGAAACGCCATTTGACCATTGGTGGCACGCAGCCGTTGTTAATAATGGTACGATGACAAAAATGTATGTGGATGGCAGCGAAGTGGCTCGGAATCCAGCCCAAAAAGCACATGGCCTCACAACGCTGAACAAGCCCTGGATGCTCGGTGGTTTTGAATACGGTGGGAAGCTTGATCAGATCTTCT
Protein-coding sequences here:
- a CDS encoding phosphodiesterase, producing MLSGICSAALCLLATANFVVAGQWTNDLYDQTSMVPKAKGCWNPDPDCGEFTFVVMPDTQYLFDQHSIHPVPVEKSFEYILTSSNRSDTDTNIVFMAHLGDVVQNGLKQEFDQARKVFDYLDEAGAEYSVLAGNHDVDPSTTDKRGKTPYLEAFNPERFHKIRSWRGASPTGYNNYHIFKAGGREWLVLALDWRMSNSSFEWAESVLKSHAHIPTILTTHEIVTADTGKAEFTEYGEEVWNKLIKHNNQVFLTLNGHFWPSGRTSRTNAAGNKVESHITNYQNRYYGGSGMIRSYRFKMRENKIDVSTFSPWSRELVQKGQANPLSRKEAELTTSTDKFTMHINFESRFQALDNSKRSESSDDTVITGTQAYWRFDRHKAGSPLSQSDIIKDLSGNCNDLILKTHFPSDNTTLRWSDAHHPLQPGHGSLNFTAQKKPLQGMYLQTRDDAKINSNKFENGYTFEAFYYLPSSWDSEQNAWSSLFSRRGSASDAGIHGEEADKDEPIVTLSISNDRELQWRVYPLGSQNGTTNWGHETPFDHWWHAAVVNNGTMTKMYVDGSEVARNPAQKAHGLTTLNKPWMLGGFEYGGKLDQIFYGSIGDVRIVDRAISPEEFMFRPDLNSTTGK